A window of the Helianthus annuus cultivar XRQ/B chromosome 4, HanXRQr2.0-SUNRISE, whole genome shotgun sequence genome harbors these coding sequences:
- the LOC110936455 gene encoding protein EMBRYO DEFECTIVE 514 — protein MAEEQTTIATAETTNTTVAPPPTDDQSAAPQEMDVETLDSTTDAASNGGKRSRDEAATTESPENATEAKKAKVDEAEKSVEEQRLEKEETKTGPVSIGYKTFETSVEMYDYFFKFLHYWPPNLNINKYEHAMLLDVLKKGHLEADKKIGAGIKAFQVRYHPQWKSRCFFLVREDESADDFSFRKCVDHILPLPENMTVKYDFNKESGGGRGGRGGGRGGGRGNWRGRGRGGKPKN, from the exons ATGGCCGAAGAACAAACCACCATCGCCACCGCCGAAACCACCAACACCACCGTCGCACCGCCACCAACAGACGATCAATCAGCCGCTCCACAGGAAATGGACGTTGAAACCCTAGACTCGACCACTGATGCGGCGTCGAACGGCGGCAAACGATCAAGAGACGAAGCCGCGACGACGGAGTCACCGGAAAACGCAACCGAAGCTAAAAAGGCGAAGGTTGATGAAGCCGAGAAGTCTGTGGAAGAACAGAGGCTTGAGAAAGAAGAAACAAAAACCGGTCCGGTTTCTATTGGTTATAAGACGTTTGAGACGTCTGTGGAGATGTATGATTATTTCTTCAAGTTTCTGCACTATTGGCCTCCTAATTTGAATATTAATAAG TATGAGCATGCCATGTTGCTGGACGTGCTAAAGAAGGGTCACCTAGAAGCAGACAAAAAGATCGGTGCAGGAATCAAAGCATTCCAAGTGCGATACCATCCACAGTGGAAAAGCCGATGTTTTTTTCTTGTGAGAGAGGATGAGTCTGCTGACGATTTCAGTTTCCGTAAGTGTGTTGATCACATTCTTCCCTTGCCTGAAAATATGACTGTGAAATACGATTTCAACAAGGAGTCAGGTGGCGGTCGTGGTGGTAGAGGTGGCGGCAGAGGTGGTGGTCGTGGGAATTGGCGTGGACGCGGAAGAGGCGGCAAACCAAAGAACTGA
- the LOC110936456 gene encoding uncharacterized protein LOC110936456, with product MKKNGMLGKNRIEDIRWLCSLSNSELDILISLRKMATRRQSCILKKKGARKASVIKHKSLSKKFDLKMLRDLSFVLMQVVKEGLVDVPELAGLHVDNSNLAKYEISEEFWEMGVEELMAYIHPDKKKRISKLFGIDDSVRRKKRRLSSGKKTITID from the coding sequence ATGAAAAAAAACGGGATGTTAGGAAAGAACCGGATTGAAGACATCCGCTGGTTGTGTTCCCTCTCGAATTCCGAGCTCGATATACTCATTAGCCTAAGAAAGATGGCGACCCGAAGACAATCTTGTATCCTGAAAAAGAAAGGTGCCCGAAAGGCATCTGTTATCAAGCATAAATCTTTGTCAAAAAAGTTCGACTTGAAGATGCTGAGAGATCTTAGTTTTGTGTTAATGCAAGTTGTTAAAGAAGGGTTGGTTGATGTCCCGGAATTGGCTGGATTGCATGTTGACAACTCGAATTTAGCAAAATACGAAATTAGTGAAGAGTTTTGGGAAATGGGTGTGGAAGAACTGATGGCGTATATCCATCCCGATAAGAAGAAGAGGATATCTAagttgtttgggattgatgattcGGTTAGAAGAAAGAAGAGAAGACTTAGCAGTGGAAAGAAAACAATTACAATAGATTGA